AGGACCATATCTCTGTAGCAGGTGAGACCTGAACTCAGGTGTGTTGACACTGTCATTGCACTACAATTTTAGGTTGAGCTGTTTCACTAGCAATCAAGGTAAATCTTAATCCACATTGATCATAAATAGAGATCCCGGTGACCTCTCATAAGGCAGCAGTCTCCATGGAATTATACCGCGTGTCGCGTAGTTACTTGTGGATTAAACCGAGGTGGAAGGAATAGCATTTTATACAAGAAATGATACGATGCCTCATCGTATGCCACATGCAGATTAGAATGTGGCTTTTGATAAAATGTGGGTGAATCATGAAGGCAAGAAAAAGGAACACAATCTGTCCACTATTTAAATCAAGAACTGTAATAATGTTGTTCACAGAAGAATGGAGATGATACCTATACATAGATGATGTATAGCAAATATTATAAGACGTATCAACAAATAATTTCCGTTTAAGCCTGCTATCAGACATTCATTTGTAACTTACTGGTTGATAGGAGCGACATGACCGGACACAGTCATTGAATCCCATCCAGTGCTGATAGTCAGGATATTCTCCCCTGGTCAGAACGTACTGGTATCCCATGTAATTAGATTTCTCATACAGAATCCACCAGTCACTCTCAACACGGATGGAGTTACAGCGGCTGAAGTAAGGGGTCAGGTCGGCACAGTCACTGCTGCACTCATAGTGCCGACCCTGGAAGTTCCTGTCCTCGTAAAAGATGATCTGTGGGAAGCAGGTAAGTTATAGATCAATGCTGTAACAAGATGAGGTAATtatgcagttttaaaaaatatatatactaTACCATGTGTAAATGATCTCTTTCAGTGCTGTACTGATTCAACGAACTGAAAGCATGAAGCTTACCTTTCCCATTTTAAGTTCAGTTAGAAAGCTACTGACTGAATCTGCGTGTGTTTCCTGGTATTTATACTGTTGTCTGAAAGGTCAATGTAAAGAATATATCATTATTCTGATGATTGAGGGCCACGTATGTCAGCAAAAATGAAACAATACTGTTCTCCCATAATATGCAAAAACCATTCCAGAATGCGTGCTTTTAAAATCATGTGAACGCatcttttcattttgcttttaccTCATTTTAATTGCTCCGTTAACAAATTATTCCAGAAAAGAGGCATTGCCGACGCCTCTCGGAGCTGATGGTATCACACTCAATGAAAATGCAGAATGTTCTCTTCTGAATGTGACGAGAAGTCTGTGCTCTTAAAATTGCGTTTCAGTAATTTTTGTATAAGACTCCTTATTTTTTTTGCCCCCAGTGTGATTTGCGTAAGCCTGACTGAATGAACATGGAAATTGTATCGTTTTGGTCTTATCGCAAGCATACCTACTTGTGTCAGTGTGCTGTATACAATGGGGGTTCAAAAACAGACAACTGGATCCAAAGTATACTTTAGAACTGTTGTTTCTgccccagacccttcatcattccttACCACAGGCCTGAAACAtggacttccctgctcctctggtgctgcctgacttgAATGTCTCAATGCTTTCCCGCTGCTATAtgcaggtttgtttttttttgtccttatCATTGTCAATCTCAACAATTTAGAGATGCGGAATAAGATTTATTTAGGTATTGTTGTCATCCAATATGATGAGCGTCAGAGGTTACATCCACACTGAGGATTGAAGGATGAACACAACTGCCTGACAGCCCATTGGGAGCACCCACACCACATAGGTGGCAATGGATCAAGAATCTGACGTATTACCTACTTGTCAAAtgcattagggatgggcatcagAATTGTTGTAGCCTACGTTGCCCACATCATGTGATTAAATAAATATGAAAGTGTAAAAAAGTTAAGGAGAAAATTAAAAAGAAGAAATAACTTGCTACCAGACACAGAAACCAAGGCTTGCCAAAAGCACTCACATGCTTCCAGCAGTGAGGTCAGCAAAAGAGGTAGCGTTTTCCAAGAACTGAATGGCAACATTCAAATTACATTTATCTTCCAAAACTGCGCAGGGCAGAGGTGAGCTCTTGAGCGGACTCTGTTCACACCACCAATATAGTTGTGAATTGTTCAAAACCATACGATTGCATCCAAATTATATTTTAGTGATGTTTTAGTttccctagacccttcatcattcctcACCATGACCAGGCCTGAAACATgggcttccctgctcctctgatgctgcctgacctgttgtgttcctccagccccacactgactccagcatctgcagttcttgccatctcctaAAAATGAAGTAGAATACCTTGACACAGTCAAGGTATGAATCAAAACCCATGGACGACATGTGGCAAGAAAGGGAGAGCAGTGTTATGCAGATATTGAAAGGCTATACCAACATGAATGGTAGTTCAGTCAGATGTACTGGGAACACAGATTAGTATCAGGCTTCACATCAGCAAACAGTTAGATGGAGAGGTGACTCTGCTATTCACCTACCTATTATTAACTCAAGGTGACTTTCATTGGGATTGGTCCCTTGGGGCACGAAAGAGATTTAGCACACTGTTGTCTAAAAATCACTTCTCTACCTCTGTATCTCTCCTCAAAGGTTCCACACTCATCCCAACTTCTGTCTTGCCAGAGGTAGAGATTCTTGGAACTCTGACGTTCTTCTGGGGTACTTGGTGTCATACGTGAACCCAATTACGCTCTCGGCCAAATGATGTACGCCAAGAGTTGGCCTGAACAGTTCCTGTCTGGACAGGACCAGTGTACAGCCCAGACATGACGCACATGGAAAACTGATGTGGTAAGGATCTTATGGCCTTGTCTGGCCCAGTGGAAGATGGTGTTGCATTGCAGAAACACAGGACAGTACAACCTAGTGTTCTGACTGCCAAGTCCAGTCATAGAGCTGCAACAGTGTCCCTCTCTCATTTGCTTGGCATTCCGTGGAAGATATGTGACTGTGACCATACTGTATCTTTACTGCATCTTGACAGCACCTACTGTGGGAATCTTCACAGTATGGGATACCATCACTTCCACTGCAGGCTGATGCTGGTCCTGTCCTCGTGGTCACTTGCCTTTGTCATTCATTTGTCCAACAGATCTTGTTGCAGCAGCCACGAGGATGACCACAGCTTCAGTGTTGTGCCCAAGGAGAGGGTTCCCGTGAGCCTACACAGGCAATATCATAAACAGTGAAGTTCCTTATACATATGATCATTTGGCAGTGGCAGTGACATCAAATATTATCTGGAAAGAATTGACCTACAACTGGGACATGGAGTCCCCCAGCAAGCAGGCCAGCCGGCTGCCTCGACATGGACTTTTTGTTGCCCTGATCCAGCTGTCTGTTAGTAAAATCTTTCCACATATCACAGGGTACAGTAATCATCGATACTGCGAGGCTGAGTTAATGACTCTCTTTATGAAGCACAACTGCATTTTTCCTTCTATTCCCAACCAGAAGAAGctttcttcctttgtgtcagtGCTAAATGGCAAGACAATGTAGAGGGCATAAATTGGGGCGCACAGATGGGcgcagaactgtacagcacacgAATTGACCTTTCAGCGGACAATATTATGTTAAACGTAACACCAAATTCAATGAAACCCTTGTGCCTGCCtttagtccatatccctgcaTTCCTTGCAAACTCATGTACTCATCTAAAACTCTCCTAAACAGCTCTGTTTTGTATGACTCCACCAGACGCAGAACATCCCAGACTCCTACCATTCCAATGTCTAAAAAACGCATCCCTCTTATCTCCTTTGAACGTTTTCCCTGTAACCTTAAAGGCATCCCCCCTAattttagatatttcaactcttgGATAAATATTCTGTGCATTTCATAAATTTATAGCCCTCGatcaagtctcccttcagccttCGCCTCTCCAGAgcaaacaacctgagttttttaTGATGAAgcttcactggacccgaaacattaactctgatgttcttttcacggatgctgccagaactgctgagtttttccagcaagttgTGCTTTAGTTCCAAGTTTTTCTtgcttctccttacagctcatttcatctcatttaggcagcaccctggtaaaccttttcttcaGCATCTTCAACACCTcgacatccttcctgtcatgtaacggccagaactgagcacaatactctaagtgtggcctaaccaaaatcttGTAAAATATAATATCCTGACTGTTGTATTCAATTCACCAACCAATACAGGGAAGCATTCCATACACATTCTTTACTATGATATATACTTGCATGTTTACTTTTAGGAagttatggacttgaacctcaagatccctctgtagttCAATGTTATTCAGGCTCCTGTATTAactatacttttccttaacatttgatttcccaaagttTAGCACGTCACACTTCCGGGATTAATCTTGATCTGCcctttctctgcccatatctgctgCTGATATATATCTTACTGTACTCTTTGATATCCTTCAACATTATCCACAACTCTaacaatctttgtatcatttgcaagcttactaaccacccatctatattttcatccaagtcatttatataaatcataaaCAGAAGCAGTCCCGATACTGATGCTTGTGGAATACAACTTGTCATGGACCTGCAGCAAGAAAACCACCCCTCCCCTCTACTGAATGAGGATTTATCAATGTTAAATTTttatcagcatctgcagtgcttttgtCTTCAGAGGAAAGTTTGAAGTTTGAAAACAGAGGCACAATGCAGTCTGACATCACGAATACACTGGACGCTAGGTTCAGTAACACATTCGGTTTTGGTATTGGGATCTAGCGTCAGTGGTACATTGAGGTCAGAGTTCATTTGTATATCAGGTCTCGCATTAATGTTATTTTTAGATCTTTTCTCATGCCTGCATTAGTGTCTGACATGAGAGGTGCATTGCTATTTGACATGTTTGATACTTTGGGACCCGATTTATTGAGAACTGTAAGTTCGAGGGAGCAGTCTACAAATTACGAACATTAGCCAAAACCAGAGCAAAAGTCCGGAAGTAATCTGAACCGGGTGTTGTTATAAGCAAAACACTGATCAAGTTGTCGAAAGTAGAAGGTACATTAATGGCAGAATCATGGGCAAGTTATTATATCTGGCTTTTATGCAGAAGACTTCTCTCCATAGACAGTTTGAAGAGGGATTGTACAAAATGATCTGTTGATAAAGTACACGGCAAATGTATATACTGGGTCACGAAATTCTGAAAGGCCAGGGACACTTCAATGCATTTGAATAAAGAAGTCTAGGTGCTGTTGAAACCATACTGATATTGATTATTTAACTATTCTTTCGCAATTCTCAGATATATTTACTTTGTAATTTAGATTTTGTTATTATAGTAGATTGCAggaaaacatagaaaatggaaCTGCTTGAAAAACATCGGATTTTTTgatgttttatttctttgaaaattacTGTGTTGTGAATGGTGGGATCAAATTGGGAGATTTGATTCTACAATGTCTGCTGGCTGTTCATCTTTATTGTGGTATTTTAcagttttcaattttttaaaacatttaatcaATAATTTGACTGCTAAATCATTGTGATGACTTGAATCAATCATGATTGACCGAAGGCATGGCACCAAGAACGGTAATGTCCTGTATTTATTCAAATAACATGCAATTCCTAATCTTTGTCGTTGAATACTTTCATGAATGACATACAAGTACTGGTCTCATCAATTCTACTTTATTTACACTTCAGCATATTTCAGTTACACTCAGAGCTATCTCAGCAAGATTTTGAATGCCATTTAGAAGTCCCTCATGCGCCTGAAAGATCCGACAGCTGAGCTGTAGCCTCCCCAGTCAGTGTATCTCCTGTATTCACCGGGTCTCATGAAGTACTGCCGCCCTCTGTAGCTGGGATGTTCAAAGAAGATCCAGTAACCGTCCATCACGTGGCAGGAGTGGATGTCACGGTAACGGAAACGATCGTAGACAGATGGACAGTCTTCCatgaattccatcatctgtcctCCAAAGTCAGGCCTCTCGTAAATCTTCATTCTGTAGGCGCCTCCTCGGTACTGGAATAaagattttaattcattttcaagTTACAGGCATGAAAATGCGCATCTATAATGTAagccattaaaaaaaagctaCAAGTGTAGGCATTCAGATTTAACCCATCTACCACTCAAGAAAGATGGCACAAAAAAATGGATGTGCATTTCAACTCATGTTCAATGATATATATACACCTAATCTCTCCGTATTCACAACATTTTGTGACGACTGCACGTATTCAATACCGAATGATCATGGAACAGAAATGCCCATGTGGAttatgagatagcaggaactgcagatgctggagactctgagataacgaggtgtagagctggggaggggagattttgaagcttgtgaagtccacgttgatacaattgggctgcagtgttcccaagtgaaatatgaagtgctgtttctgcgaccttcaggtggtatcgttgtggcactgcaggaggcccagtgtggacatgtcgcctgaggaatggctaggttatgtggaacagtctctcttccacagctacactggcgcTAAACCCTACCtcctcctccgttacatcgatggctgtatcggcgccgcttcgtACTCCCACGAAgccctcgaacagttcatccacttcaccaacaccttccaccccaaccttaagttcatccaGACCaactctgatacctctctctccttcctggaaatCTCTgattccatctctggcaaccacctagaaaccgatatccatttcaatccTACCGACTCCcccacacctacctagaatacatctcccccaacacaccttcctgcaaaaatgccatcacctattcccaattcctttgcatcGAACAcatctgctcacaggatgaggcattccactcccatacatctcaaatgtcctcacttttcaaggagcacaactcccccccccccccccagtggtcgagaatgccctcaaccgtgtcgcGCACATTTCCTGTatatcatccctcacaccactccctgcaataacaaccaaaacagaatccaccttgtcctcacttccaccatctgaaatctgaccctaccaccgaagacatttttccctccccaccctcatctgctaTCCGGAGGTTCACCCTCTCCATGACtgccttgtccattccacactcccctccagccccaccacacctagcaattttccctgcaaccacaggaagtgcgaaATCTGCCCCTATActtcccccctcatccccatcccaggccccaggaagaccttccacatcaagcagatgttcatctgcacatctgctcatgtggtatactgtatccactgttccagatGGGTgctctctacatcggggaaaccatgcagaggcctggggaccgctttgcagaacacctacgctcagttcacactaaacaaccgcacctcccagctgcaaaccatttcaactccccctccaattcctcagacaacatgtccatcctgggcctcttgcagtgccagatcaatgccacctgaaggctccAGCACAACACCTCATACTttgattgggaaccctgcagctcaatggtatcaatgtggatttcacaagcttcaatatctcacCTCCCCCtacaacatcccaaaaccagcccagcttgtccccgcctccctaacctgtccttcctcccacctatcccttcctcccacctcaacccccaaaCCCATGTCCTACCTAATTGTCTCATCCcgctccttgatctgtccatcctccctagactgacatcccctccctaactccccacctacactcacctttactagttccattcccatctctttgacctgtctgtctcctctccacatatcttctcctctatccatcttctatccgcctacccctctctccatatttacttcagattccccctcatctaccccgtttctgaagaagggtctaggcctaaaaacGTCAGGAGAGCTgctctgcttttttttatttttgagtgTTGTCACACAAATTAGTGACAGGAAGAAATACAGGCCTGAGCTGTTGAGTTTTCAGTTCACCTGGCTGGAGGCAGAACCTTTACTCAGTTCTTACAGGAAAAGTTACACCACAGTgggattgtttcagagatagtccgaactgcagatgctggagaatccgacataacaaggtgtacagctgggtgaacacagcaggccaagtagcatcataggagcaggaaagctgaccttaaAGGCCGAGACCTTTCTACATAAAAAGATGGGTCTCCACCCGAAACATgggctttgctgctcctctgttgGTGTTTGGCccgcgtgttcatccagctctatgccttgttaccACAATGGGATTGCCAGGCTTGAAGGGAGGGACCTCCAGTGCCATGAACTCCAGCTCCCAGGCTCAATCAAAGGCTGACAATGGCAGTTGAAGGTGTGACATCCACCGGGAAGAGTGTAATGACCTCTGGATGGGGGAATATGGGCCACACCGATGAGATTCAAGGGAAAGATAACAGGAGAGCGCAAAACCCATTCAAAAAACATCACGCTCATACAGAGGACCATATCTCTGTAGCAGGTGAGACCTGAACTCAGGTGTGTTGACACTGTCATTGCACTACAATTTTAGGTTGAGCTGTTTCACTAGCAATCAAGGTAAATCTTAATCCACATTGATCATAAATAGAGATCCCGGTGACCTCTCATAAGGCAGCAGTCTCCATGGAATTATACCGCGTGTCGCGTAGTTACTTGTGGATTAAACCGAGGTGGAAGGAATAGCATTTTATGCAAGAAATGATACGATGCCTCATCGTATGCCACATGCAGATTAGAATGTGGCTTTTGATAAAATGTGGGTGAATCATGAAGGCAAGAAAAAGGAACACAATCTGTCCACTATTTAAATCAAGAACTGTAATAATGTTGTTCACAGAAGAATGGAGATGATACCTATACATAGATGATGTATAGCAAATATTATAAGACGTATCAACAAATAATTTCCGTTTAAGCCTGCTATCAGACATTCATTTGTAACTTACTGGTTGATAGGAGCGACATGACCGGACACAGTCATTGAATCCCATCCAGTGCTGATAGTCAGGATATTCTCCCCTGGTCAGAACGTACTGGTGTCCCATGTAATTAGGTTTCTCGTACAGAACCCACCAGTCACTCTCAACACGGATGGAGTTACAGCGGCTGAAGTAAGGGGTCAGGTCGGCACAGTCACTGCTGCACTCATAGTGCCGACCCTGGAAGTTCCTGTCCTCGTAAAAGATGATCTGTGGGAAGCAGGTAAGTTATAGATCAATGCTGTAACAAGATGAGGTAATtatgcagttttaaaaaatatatatactaTACCATGTGTAAATGATCTCTTTCAGTGCTGTACTGATTCAACGAACTGAAAGCATGAAGCTTACCTTTCCCATTTTAAGTTCAGTTAGAAAGCTACTGACTGAATCTGCGTGTGTTTCCTGGTATTTATACTGTTGTCTGAAAGGTCAATGTAAAGAATATATCATTATTCTGATGATTGAAGGCCACGTATGTCAGCAAAAATGAAACAATACTGTTCTCCCATAATATGCAAAAACCATTCCAGAATGCGTGCTTTTAAAATCATGTGAACGCctcttttcattttgcttttaccTCATTTTAATTGCTCGGTTAACAAATTATTCCAGAAAAGAGGCATTGCCGACGCCTCTCGGAGCTGATGGTATCACACGCAATGAAAATGCAGAATGTTCTCTTCTGAATGTGACGAGAAGTCTGTGCTCTTAAAATTGCGTTTCAGTAATTTTTGTATAAGACTCCTTATTTTTTTTGCCCCCAGTGTGATTTGCGTAAGCCTGACTGAATGAACATGGAAATTGTATCGTTTTGGTCTTATCGCAAGCATACCTACTTGTGTCAGTGTGCTGTATACAATGGGGGTTCAAAAACAGACAACTGGATCCAAAGTATACTTTAGAACTGTTGTTTCTgccccagacccttcatcattcctcACCACAGGCCTGAAACAtggacttccctgctcctctggtgctgcctgacttgAATGTCTCAATGCTTTCCCGCTGCTATAtgcaggtttgtttttttttgtccttatCATTGTCAATCTCAACAATTTAGAGATGCGGAATAAGATTTATTTAGGTATTGTTGTCATCCAATATGATGAGCGTCAGAGGTTACATCCACACTGAGGATTGAAGGATGAACACAACTGCCTGACAGCCCATTGGGAGCACCCACACCACATAGGTGGCAATGGATCAAGAATCTGACGTATTACCTACTTGTCAAAtgcattagggatgggcatcagAATTGTTGTAGCCTACGTTGCCCACATCATGTGATTAAATAAATATGAAAGTGTAAAAAAGTTAAGGAGAAAATTAAAAAGAAGAAATAACTTGCTACCAGACACAGAAACCAAGGCTTGCCAAAAGCACTCACATGCTTCCAGCAGTGAGGTCAGCAAAAGAGGTAGCGTTTTCCAAGAACTGAATGGCAACATTCAAATTACATTTATCTTCCAAAACTGCGCAGGGCAGAGGTGAGCTCTTGAGCGGACTCTGTTCACACCACCAATATAGTTGTGAATTGTTCAAAACCATACGATTGCATCCAAATTATATTTTAGTGATGTTTTAGTttccctagacccttcatcattcctcACCATGACCAGGCCTGAAACATgggcttccctgctcctctgatgctgcctgacctgttgtgttcctccagccccacactgactccagcatctgcagttcttgccatctcctaAAAATGAAGTAGAATACCTTGACACAGTCAAGGTATGAATCAAAACCCATGGACGACATGTGGCAAGAAAGGGAGAGCAGTGTTATGCAGATATTGAAAGGCTATACCAACATGAATGGTAGTTCAGTCAGATGTACTGGGAACACAGATTAGTATCAGGCTTCACATCAGCAAACAGTTAGATGGAGAGGTGACTCTGCTATTCACCTACCTATTATTAACTCAAGGTGACTTTCATTGGGATTGGTCCCTTGGGGCACGAAAGAGATTTAGCACACTGTTGTCTAAAAATCACTTCTCTACCTCTGTATCTCTCCTCGAAGGTTCCACACTCATCCCAACTTCTGTCTTGCCAGAGGTAGAGATTCTTGGAACTCTGACGTTCTTCTGGGGTACTTGGTGTCATACGTGAACCCAATTACGCTCTCGGCCAAATGATGTACGCCAAGAGTTGGCCTGAACAGTTCCTGTCTGGACAGGACCAGTGTACAGCCCAGACATGACGCACATGGAAAACTGATGTGGTAAGGATCTTATGGCCTTGTCTGGCCCAGTGGAAGATGGTGTTGCATTGCAGAAACACAGGACAGTACAACCTAGTGTTCTGACTGCCAAGTCCAGTCATAGAGCTGCAACAGTGTCCCTCTCTCATTTGCTTGGCATTCCGTGGAAGATATGTGACTGTGACCATACTGTATCTTTACTGCATCTTGACAGCACCTACTGTGGGAATCTTCACAGTATGGGATACCATCACTTCCACTGCAGGCTGATGCTGGTCCTGTCCTCGTGGTCACTTGCCATTGTCATTCATTTGTCCAACAGATCTTGTTGCAGCAGCCACGAGGATGACCACAGCTTCAGTGTTGTGCCCAAGGAGAGGGTTCCCGTGAGCCTACACAGGCAATATCATAAACAGTGAAGTTCCTTATACATATGATCATTTGGCAGTGGCAGTGACATCAAATATTATCTGGAAAGAATTGACCTACAACTGGGACATGGAGTCCCCCAGCAAGCAGGCCAGCCGGCTGCCTCGACATGGACTTTTTGTTGCCCTGATCCAGCTGTCTGTTAGTAAAATCTTTCCACATATCACAGGGTACAGTAATCATCGATACTGCGAGGCTGAGTTAATGACTCTCTTTATGAAGCACAACTGCATTTTTCCTTCTATTCCCAACCAGAAGAAGctttcttcctttgtgtcagtGCTAAATGGCAAGACAATGTAGAGGGCATAAATTGGGGCGCACAGATGGGcgca
The window above is part of the Stegostoma tigrinum isolate sSteTig4 chromosome 7, sSteTig4.hap1, whole genome shotgun sequence genome. Proteins encoded here:
- the LOC132209845 gene encoding gamma-crystallin S-1-like isoform X2 encodes the protein MIIFYEDRNFQGRHYECSSDCADLTPYFSRCNSIRVESDWWVLYEKPNYMGHQYVLTRGEYPDYQHWMGFNDCVRSCRSYQPYRGGAYRMKIYERPDFGGQMMEFMEDCPSVYDRFRYRDIHSCHVMDGYWIFFEHPSYRGRQYFMRPGEYRRYTDWGGYSSAVGSFRRMRDF
- the LOC132209845 gene encoding gamma-crystallin S-1-like isoform X1; amino-acid sequence: MGKIIFYEDRNFQGRHYECSSDCADLTPYFSRCNSIRVESDWWVLYEKPNYMGHQYVLTRGEYPDYQHWMGFNDCVRSCRSYQPYRGGAYRMKIYERPDFGGQMMEFMEDCPSVYDRFRYRDIHSCHVMDGYWIFFEHPSYRGRQYFMRPGEYRRYTDWGGYSSAVGSFRRMRDF